From Zea mays cultivar B73 chromosome 3, Zm-B73-REFERENCE-NAM-5.0, whole genome shotgun sequence:
GAATGGGGAACCAAATATTAGAGTACCTAATGAACACATTGCTCGGTGCTTGGCCCCCAGAAGGGGGAGAGCAGGGATACTGACAAGTGTTAAGACATCAAGCAACCACAGTTTCCTTTTGTTTGTGCCCCAGGCCCCGGCCATTTATTCTGCTTTTGCATACGGTATACCTACCTCCATTTTGCAGAGTAATTGATTTCCTGTGGGTGATCCTCACACGTTTGTATTCTAGAATAGTTTTCCTATCCTACAAACTCGCAGAGCATTGGATAGTTGCTCGTCTTTACAACATACACGCTGAAGATCATAACAAATGAACCTGCAAATAAATGTGTCAATTGTCATGCACTGGGCCTCTAGCTTCTTCGAACCGATTCTTGATCATCTCCTCTTAGCTTGTGCTCCTTTCTAGTTTCTACTTATGTACTAGAAACTTCCTACCAAGTTTTGTCACACGCAACACAATTAGCAAAATAGCTAGAACGCTGAGCTGTGGAACCTACGCACGAGTGAGCGCTCTCAATCCAAAAGCTTGGTCGCAGATGGCACCCTAAAGGAATTAATTGTGGACATAAAGATCACATGCTCCGATGCTCGTGCGCTATGACAACATATACGTTGTGGGTTTGCAGGCAGGCAAATGCGCTCACAGAAAGGTTGTTAGGCTGCATGCCAGGAATTAATTTTCAATTTTTGAGAAAAAAAATTGCCATTTTGCCAAGTAGCAACAAAGGCAGGCAAATGCGCTCACAGAAAGGTTGTTAGGCTGCATGCCAGGAATTAATTTTCAATTTTTGAGAAAAAAAAGAATTTGCCATTTTGCCAAGTAGCAACAAAGGGAAAGCTTAATATTAGCAGCTTGGATAACACCAGGAAAAAAAAAAGCAGAAGCAAACATCGAGCTGCTCACCTGGGCAGCCGCCGTGGAGGGCACGAGGCTGGCCCCCGCGGCGCGGGCGGAGGCCGCGGGGGAGCTGAAGCGGTTGGACGGCACGGTGAACTGCTCGTAGAGCGCCATCTTGTTCCTTGGCGGAGCCCGCGGGCCGCCGCCCTTGCCTGCGTCGCTGACGTGGAGCCGCGGGAACAGCGGACCCATCACCTTCCCCGGCTCCTCCTTGCCTCCTTGTCCACCGCCTCCCCTCGTCATGCCCAGGAGCCAGGGGAGCGCGCCGTGTCAATATCACGCAGGCAGCTCGTGGCGGCAGCAAGAAGATCCCGAATCCTCAGCAGCAGCTTCAGCCACCACGTTTACCCAGTGTCAGGGCCGGCGATGGGGGAGGCCGGGGTGCAGGCGCACAGCTGCTACCGCGGCCATGGCGgcccaactgaaagggaaatcaAACCGTGAGAGCAGAGGGGCGCATGGGATTGGGAGCGTCTGCGGGGACACGTTTGATTCTGATGCCAGGGAAGGGAAGGGAAAGGAATGCTCGCTCTGATCCACAAAGGCGGAGGTGGGCTCCACCATGAGAGGGAGACCGGAGAGTGGAGACGCTGGCGGTTGAGTATGTGCAAGCAGGTTTTTTTGGGGTGTGTTAATTAGGCGGTGAGGTTGCTTCTAAGTTCTAACAACTTACTCTTTTTAAGGTTATCTTCAAACTCACCAATATTTAAACTCTATTTTACCAATAGTGAAGTTTATAGTGAAAAATAGTATTTTTAGATAAATTTTAGGTAAACTGCTACAGATGGTAATGTCATGTCTAGTGCTGGGAATATGGGCCGGACTTTTCGGGCCAGCACGAGCACGGTCCGAAAATAGGAGCCCAAAGCACGGCACGGCACGAAATAATTTGGACCGGACTAGCACGACCCAAAGGCGGGCTTGGGCTGGGCCTCAATTTCCGGCCCGTCGGGCCCCCGGCATGGCCCGCATAGAtggccgggcttgggccggcacggcccaattaagcccaatctgtttaatttctttaatttagtaagatatcgactttatattgttgttatatttgcagtttatgtggtcaaatgatgctagaattatttaatatctttaattagtaagctatgaactttatatagttgtaatattttgattttacgtggtcaaatatacgggtcgggcttgggccggcacaGCCCGAAAAAGGCACGACGTGGTTTAGGACCGGGCTGGGCCACTGTTTTTACACTTCGGGCTGGCACGGCACGGCACGACACGGCCCAAAAATCTTTTGGGCTTTGCTGGCCCGAACCCGTTTGGCACGAAGCACGATGCCCGACCCGGCCTGGCCCAATTCCCAGCACTAGTCATGTCATTCTATATTTTAAACTTAACTATGCAAACACTATAATCTAATGTAAAATAGTGTTTTACGCGATGATATAGACGACCTGCTCAAGACAACGTGAGAATGCACTACACCATTTGCTTAATCACTAAAATTATGAACATATATAGAGAAGTTTAACACACACAAAAAAATAGCAATGGCCTATAACTTAGAACATATAGTTTTTTTATGCCTATAATGGAGTTTGTCCTATTGCTCTGCGCGCATAAATGGAGTTTATACTGTTGTTTAGCAAAACGAATGATAGCCTGTTTGTTTTCACTTCAATCATATCTTGATGTGCCTTGGTAAACTGCTGAGTGAGTCAAGCCGTGTGAGCTTAGCATTATCCTTTAGGAAGATTCGTGGGGGCCACGGCGCTTGCAAGTGAAGCTAGTTCCACGGCGTACATGTATCACTTGGCCTTTGTGAAAATATGAAATTCCTTTGCTTTTGTGGTCTTGTGGATCGTGGGATATCCCGGGACACATTTATAGCGTCACTTTGGATGAGAAAGCATCTACGTGGGTGGGTCGGTGATACTCTTGGTGACATGTGACAGAAACGGTCAAGTTTTTATAGCGTCACTTTGGGTGAGACATGAAGCTTGTCTATACCACGGATTGTAGAAATTAAAATTTCATGATTGATCAACAAGAAAAGTATTTTTGAAGGAAGGAAGATGCGGTCGGGGGAGGATGAATGAGAGTCAATCAAATATTTTACACTTAAATAATCTTAGCTTGATTTCTAAAAATTGAGCCGAAACCTCTATGACAAAAAAAACTCTTTAAAAGGTTCAAAACCAAGAACAACTCAACCAATTTGTGGTAGGATGCCTTGAACAAGTGCCTAAGACATAAACTCAGTTTGGACACTAAAAAGTCCCAGAAAGAGTCAAACTAAAACTTCATTATGCAGAGTAGCAGTATGGCTCCTCTGGTCGGGACATGGCAATGTCGCTAACCCTACATGATATTGTCGATTGAGCAAAAATGGTCAGAATAAGGTAAAACTTTACGAGAAGTGAGGTAGAGAAGAATCAAAATGGTTCCAGAAGTTTGATCGTCAAAAGATCAAACCTGAAGAATCAGATTATAAAACTTGAGACTAAATTAGGGTTTTCACAAAAAGAACAATTCAGTTAGATAATTGTGCATAAGATGGATCAATCAGTAGTAGAGCTGACAATGATTCTAGAATTGTTTCTCAAGTTTCTATTTACCCAAAGTCCCTCATAAATTCAAGTGTCAAAAATTCTTTCAAAACACCAATCAAAAAAGTTTGGAAAGAAGGAAATCAAACCAAGAACAAGAACACTTGACTTGAACAAAAGATGAAAAATGTAGAGGTCATGATGTGGTTAAAGCCACACTTCCCAAAATCTCAAGTGTATAGATGCTACAACTCAAAGCATCTAAGGATCTCCTAACAAATGAAAATAGAGAATAAAAACACAAGCTAGATTGATGGATGTTGATGCAGCTCTTCCTCCTTATATTATAGATGGGTTTTCACATTTCTAAACTACCCCTAGATACATAAAGGTCATCTGCTCAGTCAGGGGCAATGGAACTGCTCTTAATATGATGATTCGACGACCACTCTTCATTCGTGAAGTTGCTTCGCCTAGATCCATATGTCGCCTCTGATTCCCTCTGGAACCATGTCAATGGGCTTTGAGGACAAACACACAAAATCGGCCCTATGTGGTTTTTGAGGCTCAACCATCAAAACGCTACAGGTAGCGCACTCTATATGTGTTCCTCGTCCTAGAAACATGTCCTAGCGGCCCACAACCACGTCCTCATTGCCATGTTCTCCCCGTATGCTAATGTCCTCAGGTGTGAGCCATCGTAACTGGTCACCCGACTTCTCTAGTCCCTCAGACAAGGCCTAGAGCTCGTCCTTCACCGCTCTTGGTCCATCATCATGAACctgcatgaccttcaccttcacCATCTACCACTACCTCTGAACTCCACACTTGCACATCACAATGCAAGAGACATGTTTCCTTAATAAGCATATAATGTTTACAAGGAAAACCTTCTAAAATCAGGAAATTGAGCACTTAACTTTAATAGATATGAAGAGAATGTTCAAACCAAAAAAATCTCAACTAACTAGTGATCGAATGTTTTGAAAATGTTCCATGATTATACATGAGTCCAACGAGACAAAAGGATCGTAAAATAGACACCGAAAAGTCCAAAACTTCCCAAAATAGTGGCACTCACTCATGTTATTTTCACTAGCCCAAATCAAGGTTCCAAAATACAAAATCAATCCAAGTGAACTCTAATTTAGCTAAAATTTCGGACACACTTTTACAAGTGAGTTTCAAAAGTGTTCATAATCTTTAAGCTCAAAATTTTTTGAACTTAAAATTCAAATAAAAATACGAATTTGGATCTTGGTTTTCTCAAAATTGTTTAAGTGATATGATATCCGTGCTTCAGCTTGGATCAACCCATACCACTTGGTGGCAACGACCCTAAGAGGTATTGGCATGTTTCTATCAAGCCCAAATAACCCCAAAAACTTAGATTCAAAAAATCCCACAAAAGATTAAAGCGAAGAACTCAAGAAGAAAACTCAAAGAAAGAACTTTAAGCCATCAAGACTGTATAAAGAGATACTTCAGAGATATAACACAGAGGTCCCGACATGGTTAAAACCACACTTCCTAATTCTCAAGAACATGAAGAACAAGAGCACCTATGGATCTCATAACATAAGGATAGAGAGCAAAAACCAAAAGCCAGAGAGGTAGTTGGCTAGTGCATCCCTTCCTTCTTATTTATAGAGAGTATTTTACATTCCCAACATACCTTAGATATATAGAAATTATCCAATTTGCGAGGAGTAAAATGGACCAACTCTCATCTTGATGATCTGATGGACATAGTTCCTTCTTGACGAAATTGTTTCACCTTAACACACCCTCCATGATGGCTCCACGTGCCACCTTCGATTCCCTCCTAAATTGTGCCACCGACTTTGGAGGCCAAACCCACGAAATTGTTGCTATGTGGTTTTGAGCCTCATTCACAAAAGTTCTACAGGTAGCATACTCTATACATGTGCCCCATTTTCTAAACATATGTCCCGTCGGTCCTCAAACGCGTTGGCAACATGAACTGCTCTACTATGTGCTCACACCTCCTCATGTTCCTAAGTATTAGCCACCATAGGTAGTCACCTGACTTCACTTTTATCGTCGACCGTTGTCTCAAGAGTTCACACCTGCACATCATAAAACAAGAGATATGTTGCATACATACTCACACACTGATTAGTCCACATGATTTAACCCAAGACGTGATTCTGTCGGTAATCACTAATCACAAACCCAAACCACAAAGGCACATCTCAACATTGTATTAATATTTATCACAAATCCTACATTTGAATACGTAACCAAAGCATTAAACATTTGGCCATGCATGAACACAGAGGGTGTATTGCTCCATTTGCATAGCAACAAAGTAGCCCAAATTTGAACTAGCGACCTAACGTATACTACctccgttcacaaatatatgacactgttgatttttttcgaaaactttgaccactcgtcttattcaaaaaaaatATTCAAAAATGTAAATTTCAAATCAAGCACAAACTACCTTaagtggtaaaacaaatcacaacaaaataaatgataactcataatttttttgaataagatgagtggtcaaagttttttaaaaagtcaacggtgtcatatatttatgaacagAGAGAGTAGTATATATGGTGGCTAAAGACGTTTAATTACCTTGTTTATATTTGGCATGTATTTGCCTCGTGGCATAGTTAAACAAACAAGTTTTAGGATACAAGAAGACTTTTGGGGAATAAACGTTGGAAAGTTTTGAACAACTTTTTTTCGAAAGGAAAGATGAAAAGGGAAAATGATTGatttttgaaaaaaaaatcaTAAATAGGTCATGAAAGATTTTCTTGAAATGTTTAGAGAAAAATATTACTTCAATTTTTTTTTATCAAGAAGGCAAAGATGTCTGAATTTCTATGAAGCGGATTTACATAATTGTTTGAAAAAAGCTAGAGAGATAGTTAGTTAGTGCAGCCATTCCTTCTTATTTATAGAGTATTTTACATTCCCAACATACCTTAGATATATAGATCTTATCCACTCTGCGAGGGGTAAAATGGACCAACTCTCATCTTGATGATTTGATGGACACAATTCCTTCTTGACGAAGTTGTTTCACCTTAACACACCCTCATGATGGCTCCACGTGCCACCTTCGATTCCCTCCTAAACTGTGCCACCGAGTTTGGAGGCCAAACCCACGAAATTGTTGCCATGCGGTTTTGAGCCTCAATCACAAAAACTCTGCAGGTAGCGTACCCTATACACGTGCCCCATGTTATGTACATATGTCCTGTCGGCCCTCAACCGCGTTGGCAACATGAACCGCTCTGCTATGTGCTCAAACCTCCTGATGTTCCTAGGTATTAGCCACCGTAGCTAGTCATCTAGCTTCTCCAATCTCTTAGTCAAAATCCAGCACTCGTCTTTTACCGCTCCTAGTCCAAATAAACTCACATGACCTTCACTTTAATCGTCGACCATTGTCTCTAGACTTCACACCTGCACATCATAAAACAAGAGATATATTTTGGTTATATTTTGGCCTGCGTTTGCCTCGTGGCATAGTTAAACAAACAAGTTTTAGGATACAAGAAGACTTTTTGGGAAAAAAGTTGAAAAGTTTTGAACAACTTTTTTTCCAAAGGAAAGATGAAAAGGGGAAAATgtttcatttcaaaaaaaaaaaaaatcataAAGCGGTCGTGAAAGATTTTCTTGAAATGTTTAGAGAAAAATATTACTTTGAAATTTTTTATCTAGGAGACAAAGATATCTTAATTCCGATGAAGCATATTTACATAATTGTTTGGAAAAAAAAGGTTTCATAAGAAGAGACGTGAAGGAAAAGATGTCAAGATCATGCAGGCCTGACACAGCAGCATACTCATTCTATATTTCTATTTCAGAAAGGAGGATCTTATAGTAAAAGGCTCCTTGTGGAATAAAAAAAGATATATTTTTTTATTCAATTTATGAGATATTCTAATTTTTTAGCTTTTTATTTACTATGTATCTAGATATAAATAGATATCTTATCAAAACATTTATATAAACTAAAACATTAGAATAATATCTTACAAATTTAAAAGGAGAAAGTACCTAACTAACGTAAATATAATGGATGTTTTTGTATGACTTATTGACATGTATAGTATGTGTTTACATGCATGGATGGTTATTAGATTGTGAGCGAGGGATCGGATTTGGATACGATGTCGGCACCGATAGTTGAACGGGAGGCTGCCGAGCGGCCAGCAGGGCTCTGATCCGATCCACGCCTAAGGCTAACCGCACTCATACAACTCTAAATTTTTACTCTAAAAGGAATATTCTATCCTGGTCAGCGAGATTCTCTACTCTATCTTACAATCTTCCGCAGTCATATTTACTCTATATCTCAACTCTATACCTACTACCATATATTATATTAATTTTTTACAATTATTATCTATTCCCACACACAACTACCTCCTCACGTGTGCTGCCGCATGTGCTGCCGCGTGGACATAGAGTAAAGAGGTACGCACTCTATCCTTAGCGTTTTCCTTGGCCGTCCTATTTTACCGTAGCCTTTAGCGCTTTCCGCTGCACCGCTTTTCCTACTGCAAGCTTGACTCCAACTGTGTAGAGTATTGCATAGAGTTTGTGACTGCGGACAGCCTAAGCACCGCTGGTAGCCTAGAGTAGGGACGATAATAGGGAATTTTTTTTATTGAGGACCTATTCAGGACCTATTTATATCCGTTTCTGCTATAAAAAAATCATCACGAAGATCTCCACGAGCATTTGTGGGAATATTTTTCGTATTCTCGTTTTCCACATAGATAAATTCTGGATAGAGATCCCGTAtccgcttaaattataattaggacATACATCTTTTGTTATTAATATAAAATATTATCACTTGACGCAGATTGCATCCTCATCGGGGTTCGCGCGAGGGAGATGAGacgcaaaggaaaaaagaaaaaatggCGCCCGGTCCCCTGGGCCGCTTCTTCTTCCTCTGGCGTTCTCCTTTCTCCGTCGCACGGCTTGCAGCGGTGCGGGACTCGGTCTCCTGTTGTTGGGCCGTCTTCCTCGTGCCGTTCCCTGGCCCAGGGATACAGTACCCCGACGCCGTCAGCGGAGCGGCCCCTAAAGGCGCGTTTTCCTTGGATCGGGTGGAGTCCAGGGGTGTCGCTGGTCTCTTCGCGTCTGCTTCCCCTCTCGGGTGAGTCGCCTCGTCTGTTGTCTTCTCCGCCCGCAAAACCCTCTCCCTCGCTAGGGTTTCCTCTGGATTTTGTTGGTGCGCATTCTTTTCCTCACTGTGCCGCCTTCCTCTCGCACCTCTGGTCTCTCCCGTCTTCGGTGAGGTCTAGTTTTGGTGGGGGTTGGTGCGTTTCGTCTTTTCGTCCTCCGGTGGTTGAGGAGGAGTGGCCGCGTCTGGGTTCTGGTGTTCTTCGTTGCCCTGCGAAAATCGCTGCTATGGATCCGAAAGGAGAGAACCCCCAGAACTCCCAATGGGATCGTTGGGGTCCGTCGGAGAAGCCGCAAGGTTCTCATCCTTGGAACAGACCAAGAAACCTTAGCTGGAAGCTTAAGCCTAATATCGGCAAATCTGAGCAGCAGAAAGGTGTCCTGTCTCCTCATCCTGGTGAGGGAAATCAAACAGGTAACCCTTCTGTCTCTCCTGTTCCTTTGAAGAAAGATCTCGATCTTGTTCGCCCTGCGTTCTGTCAAAAATGTGGTGTTAAAGGACATCATGCCAGAAATTGTTTTAACGCTTTGTGGTGTGATATTTGCCGCAAGGAGACACATGTCACTTCGCGTTGTGttcttcctaagcaaaacaaaccCACCATGCCCATTGTTGGTTTGGCTGCTGATGGTTTAGGGTTTTATCTGTCTCACTTCGCTAAACCTTTGATCAAAAAGCCAAAAAGGGTTTTCATCGGTCTGGTTAAAGTGGTTGAGGGACTTGTCTCTGCTGAAGATCTTGAGAGATATTTCGGGTTTCACTTCCCTTGGAACAAAAGGTGGAAAGCTACCAAATGCCATTCAGGATTTCTGATGCAGTTTCCCTCCCAAGAACGTCTTGATGAAATGATAAGCTTCCCGGAGCTGAAAATGAAGATGTCTGGGGCCAAGATCGCTGTTGTGCCTTGGAGTTCTAGGGCCAAACCTAAATCTAGACTCCATACTGTGTGGGTTATTGCTGAAAATGTCCCTGAGGAATTGCAGAATTACCAATCTATCTGTGAAATTGGTTCAATGATAGGCGCTGTGGAGGAGGTTGACCTTATGTCTCTGGATTCTGATGATATAGTGAGATTTAAAATCCACATTAAAAGTGTGGCTATGATCCCTCCTGTGGTGGAAGTGGCTGTCAAGCCTTTTCTTTATGATATCTTCTTTAGAATTGAGTCTATTTGTGATGAAGGATGGAATGATGATTCTGTGAATTTGGGTAAGAGAGCCTCGGTTCAAATTCATGGATCTAATGATCCGCTTTTTGATAAATCTGGGAAAAAACCCAAGAATCTGGATGATGATGTCCCTGAAGAGGAGCCTAATCCTATTCTCAAAATTGGGGAGTCTTCTTCTCAAGGCAAAGAGTTTGCCAAACTGTCTGACCCTAATCTTGTGCCTTCTAAAGATGTGTCTGATGATGAACAGAAACTCGATAACCTTTCTGATGAGAAGGTGGATTTTGATCCAAATGAAGATGATCTGCTTAGCTCGCAAGAATTGGAAGAATTCGCTAAGGATATGGAGGAAGATCCAACTGATTTTCAGTCAAAAATTGGTGCTATGATCTCGATTCCCCCCAATGATGAGATGGTTATTGAAGGGAAGAACAAAAAGCCTCTGGACTTGCCTACCAACACGGCTGAAGGCGTCAGGAAAAGCtctaggttggagaagaatgatgaGGTGAAGGTGGTTGATAAAACGATATACAGAGCAGAAGCCAAGGATGCTTTCCTCAATAAAGGTATgagttctaattccttttctttgCTTGATTCTAATTATGATGATTTGATAGATTTAGCTTGTAAACTTGGAGTTTCTTTGGGCCCCTCTGACTCCGATGTGATTGATAAtttggagttgatcaaagatctGGAACGTTCCAGAAAAATTTTGGCCTTCCAAGCTTGCAAAAATAGTATGACCCCAAATGTGGAGGTCCCTTCCCTTGTTGATCACATAAACATGGATAGTAGTGTCCATGATGATTCTGACCTGAATATTGATCAGGACTTACTTGATGTGATGGTTTTACGAAAAGGTAGGAAAATTAAGCATCGGAAAAAAACGATTAAAAAAAGGCTTCCCCTAAAAGTAGAGGTCCATCTACGAAAAAGGGGAGTCTATCTGTTCTTACCTCCCTCCTGATCCGTTTTAAATCATGAGAGGCCTTATTTGGAATTGTCAGGGTTTGGGTCGTGATTCTAAGTTTGATTTCCTGAGGGAAATCATTAAGGAAGAAAAAATTGATTTCATTGGTTTACAAGAAACTAAAAAAGATCATTTTAATGATTCTCTTCTGTCCTCGCTTGCGGGTAGCAAGCTTTTTGCCTGGTTCTCCTCTCCTCCCAATGGGAGATCGGGAGGTCTTTTAGTGGGTTTTAATTCTGAGGTGTTTGATGTTAGAGAATTTGATGCGGGTGAATTCTTAACTCGCTCCCTTGTCCTCCACAGAGAAAAAAAATTTATCTGGAATTTCGTTAACGTTTATGGGGCTGCCCAAAATGAGCACAAATCTCGCTTTCTCAGTGAATTGTCTGCTGTTTGCTCGAGAAGCCAGGTCCCCATGCTTATTGGTGGTGATTTCAATATTCTCAGGAAAGCTGAGGAAAAAATAAACCTGGTACCCTCAGCAAATGGAGTTTTCTGTTCAATAGCATTATAGATCATCATGGTCTAGTTGAATTTGATCTGAAAAATAGACTATACACGTGGTCTAACAATCGTAATGATCCTACTTTTGAAAAACTTGATAGATTTTTGGCCAGTCCTGACTGGGATCTTGCTTATAATAATATTAGTGTTATCGGGTTAAATAGATCCTTTTCGGATCATGTTCCCCTTTGCCTTCACACTGATTCCCTGCCCATGGTGCGTAAGGATTTTCGTTATGAGCTGTGTTGGAAGATTAGGCCTGATTTTCACAAATTAGTGGAAAATGTTTGGACTCTTCCGGTTGGTGTGTCCAACAGTCTTGATGTTTGGAAAATAAAATTGAAACGTTTGCGTCAGAAGCTTAAAGGTTGGAACAGTAATGTGGTAGGTCACTACAAAAAGTTGAAGAAAAACTTGATTGAAAAAATTGATATTCTG
This genomic window contains:
- the LOC118476773 gene encoding uncharacterized protein, yielding MAPGPLGRFFFLWRSPFSVARLAAVRDSVSCCWAVFLVPFPGPGIQYPDAVSGAAPKGAFSLDRVESRGVAGLFASASPLGQRREKDWWNKEAAEFER